From a single Bemisia tabaci chromosome 10, PGI_BMITA_v3 genomic region:
- the wit gene encoding uncharacterized protein wit, whose amino-acid sequence MFLLAVLTVTSVLLPSEASNSIKCAYINSTIDKSDSMQDDLSEMQVISPDYKEVTCPASKYFCFTVWSELKDDQNNTVKVFLSQGCWRSSEKHECVSTACNGSGNPKFCCCSTDHCNANVTDLPFTVENTTDAQLLHNSYYSNNKVIVLFLIILGISTCVMFLLMYLISQGACFNPVCKNKHCTLDSVHLVLNDRIDAYTYEQLKLVSVIGQGRYGCVWKAMVDTQEVAVKIFQSRNKQFFYNERDIYTLPFMDEPFLLRYFGADERIVGDNCVEYMLIFEHCSNGCLQDYLHCNTLDWSTFCRMVSSMARGLAYLHNDIHKNGKEKPCVCHRDFNSRNILVRSDLECRICDFGLAVKIQGSRYYNLGEEQHAETQCINDAGTLRYMAPEILEGAVNLRDCEASLKQIDMYAFGLVLWELATRCQDLYQTGVDIPPYKLPFESEVGLVPTFEKMQVLVSHNKARPLFPESWRDTSFTRLIRETIDDCWDQDAEARLTALCVEERMTEMSSCWDWSNKAAAMGYPNGLSPTVNLTQPSGPISNLTILDKNEFIVDMEGLRERNELTVNREIGEPLISFSPTEPNETSLYDKDSKNRLQQSVQPVALQPHQGRNPCMERNLMWIRSPSQENLNSLPTLIDRSSKHVPSQVTTTEAAPLIQNDFLGFPNYSRSINVPIPYVQNPVFDSSPSTKQCNVPRATDESAKSKVKSLFAGNNFSWSTVKNCKMKNSPSSDDEVMNPPKVIKSRQKMENLKKLESSASKLGKLLTDNNSYMPLNSGNKKKKNHSSSSLDAKVAIQFEATGGETAIEVNANTEDRKSDSCVPSVSRPNNLSLKKFEAQGDTQVFGAFSEGLKAPGLKDLSKRIKTPGDVPPSVRKKGSTRARFSLYDDRIMIENEEQLTIETTEPVSKTNSYSVPIDINRVNSID is encoded by the exons cttCAAATTCAATAAAATGCGCTTATATAAATTCTACTATTGATAAGTCTGATTCAATGCAGGATGATCTGTCTGAAATGCAG gtaatTAGCCCAGATTATAAAGAAGTCACTTGTCCAGCAAGTAAATACTTCTGTTTCACTGTTTGGTCTGAGCTGAAGGATGATCAAAATAACACAGTCAAAGTATTTTTAAGTCAag GATGTTGGAGAAGTTCAGAGAAGCATGAATGTGTCTCTACAGCTTGTAATGGCAGTGGAAACCCAAAATTCTGTTGCTGTTCGACAGATCATTGTAACGCCAATGTAACTGACCTTCCATTTACTGTAGAAAACACAACTGATGCTCAACTTCTTCATAACTCTT ATTATAGTAACAACAAAGTAATAGTACTCTTCCTGATAATTCTTGGGATATCAACTTGCGTCATGTTCCTTCTGATGTATCTCATCTCTCAAGGCGCCTGCTTCAACCCTGTGTGCAAGAATAAACACTGCACTTTGGACTCAGTTCATCTCGTCCTTAATGATCGCATCGATGCGTATACCTACGAACAATTGAAGCTAGTCTCTGTTATTG GTCAAGGACGCTACGGCTGTGTCTGGAAAGCGATGGTTGATACTCAAGAAGTGGCtgtcaagatttttcaatcccGCAACAAACAATTTTTCTATAATGAAAGAGATATCTACACTCTACCATTCATGGACGAGCCTTTCCTACTCCGCTATTTTG GCGCTGATGAAAGAATAGTCGGTGACAACTGTGTAGAGTACATGTTGATATTCGAACACTGCAGTAACGGATGCCTCCAAGATTATCTACACTGCAACACCCTTGACTGGTCCACTTTCTGTCGAATGGTGTCTTCAATGGCAAGAGGATTGGCATACTTACACAATGATATCCATAAAAACG GCAAAGAAAAACCGTGTGTTTGTCATCGAGATTTCAACTCTCGCAATATTCTGGTCAGATCTGATCTCGAGTGTCGAATTTGTGATTTTGGCCTGGCGGTTAAAATCCAAGGTTCGCGCTATTACAACTTAGGTGAGGAGCAGCATGCGGAGACTCAGTGTATCAACGAT GCTGGCACCTTACGGTACATGGCACCTGAAATACTGGAGGGAGCTGTGAATCTACGAGACTGTGAGGCGTCCCTAAAGCAAATTGACATGTATGCATTTGGACTTGTTCTTTGGGAACTAGCAACCAGGTGCCAGGATCTGTACCAAACTGGAGTTGATATTCCTCCTTATAAGCTCCCGTTTGAATCTGAAGTCG GTCTTGTTCCAACGTTCGAAAAGATGCAGGTCCTAGTAAGCCACAACAAAGCACGACCTTTGTTCCCTGAATCGTGGCGGGACACCAGCTTCACGCGGCTCATCCGGGAAACAATCGATGACTGCTGGGACCAGGACGCTGAGGCTCGGTTGACAGCTCTTTGTGTCGAGGAGCGCATGACGGAAATGTCATCCTGCTGGGATTGGAGTAATAAAG CAGCTGCAATGGGGTATCCTAATGGTTTAAGTCCAACTGTCAACCTAACGCAACCCTCAGGACCTATTTCAAATTTAACTATATTGGACAAGAATGAATTCATCGTGGATATGGAAG GTTTGCGAGAACGAAATGAGTTAACTGTAAACAGGGAAATAGGAGAGCCTTTGATCTCATTCTCTCCAACTGAACCCAATGAAACATCTCTTT ATGACAAAGACTCCAAGAACCGTTTACAGCAGTCCGTTCAGCCAGTAGCCCTGCAACCCCATCAAGGTCGCAATCCCTGCATGGAACGTAATCTCATGTGGATCCGATCTCCATCCCAGGAGAACCTTAACTCTTTGCCAACATTGATCGATCGCTCCTCAAAACATGTACCTTCACAGGTAACAACAACAGAAGCTGCTCCGCTTATCCAAAACGATTTCCTCGGCTTCCCAAACTATTCGCGCAGTATTAATGTTCCTATTCCGTACGTCCAAAACCCTGTTTTCGACTCCTCGCCCAGCACAAAACAATGCAATGTTCCTAGAGCCACAGATGAGTCCGCCAAGTCTAAGGTTAAATCACTCTTTGCCGGGAATAATTTTAGCTGGTCAACAGTAAAGAACTGCAAAATGAAAAACTCACCATCCTCTGATGACGAAGTGATGAATCCACCAAAGGTTATCAAGTCGCGACAAAAAATGGAGAATCTGAAAAAACTTGAGTCGAGTGCTAGTAAGCTTGGCAAGTTGCTGACTGACAATAATTCGTACATGCCCCTCAATTCcggaaataaaaagaaaaaaaatcactcttcATCAAGTCTCGATGCCAAAGTAGCCATTCAGTTTGAAGCAACAGGTGGAGAAACAGCGATCGAAGTAAATGCCAATACTGAAGATCGGAAATCTGATAGCTGTGTCCCCTCAGTTTCACGTCCAaataatttatccttaaaaaaatttgaagcacaAGGTGATACGCAAGTTTTTGGTGCCTTCTCAGAGGGTTTGAAAGCTCCAGGTCTGAAAGATTTGAGCAAAAGAATCAAAACACCTGGAGACGTCCCACCATCAGTGCGAAAAAAAGGGTCTACAAGAGCTCGATTCTCACTCTATGATGATCGCATTATGATTGAAAATGAAGAGCAGTTGACCATTGAAACAACTGAGCCCGTTAGCAAGACAAATTCTTATTCCGTTCCAATTGATATCAATCGTGTTAACTCGATAGATTGA